The segment tctccagccaagaacactgaagtcagttgccatgccctcctccaggggatcttcccaacccagggatcaaacccaggtctctcacattgcaggcagattctttactatctgagccaccaggaaagccctaatgtGATTTAGAGGGAAACAAAGATGGACAAAGGCAACATTGTCCCACATGGAAGGATAAAGGGAGGGCTATGTAGGGCTGTGAAAGCACAGGCAGTTCATCCAGCTCTGTTTTGAGGAAACCAGTGAAGGCTTCCTTGAAGCAATGATGTTGAGGCTGAGAGGAGGGAGGAGCTCACCAAGTGAAAGGGGCTAAGAGGAAGGTTCTAAGCAGAAACAAAGACAAGGCTCTCAGTAAGGTCTGATGGCTCAAGTTGAACTAAGCTCTTCATTTGTAGAGTCATAAGGAAACTGACCAAACCCTCAGGACTCAAGTTGCATTTTATGAATCTGTTGTGTTAAAGCTCCAACCCAATATTTCTCCTTTCTATTTTCATGTGGCAATCCTTGGGATGAACATCGTCTTCAGTTCAAGAGAGGCCCTATCTGAGGATCAACTCAATCATTTTAGACTTCTGCCCAGTTGAAAATGTCACTCTTTCTGGTGTATTTTCCAGATTAAAGATGCTCAACTGCAGAATGCTCGATGTGTCCTGCAAATCGATAATGCTAAACTGGCTATGGAGGACTTCAGGCTGAAGTAGGTTCTCTGATACCATACTGACACTTCCTGAAAAGGAGGGCCTTTCAGTGGTCCTTCATGACACTTGACTCCCCACAGCATTGTTGGCAAAGGAGCTCCCACTGAATAGTATCAGAACCTTGGAGTTAAAAGGGTGTTAGAAGCTTTCTGATCTAGCATGAGGACTGGACTTCTCCTCCTGTAGTCCTAAGATACGGTCACCCAGAGTGTAAATGAACACCTCTAGTAATTACTACTGTTCTCCTTAGTCAGTTCTGATTGCTAGAACATTCTTTTTTAGTTCTACCTTTTCACCTACTGAAACTAATTCTGCTCTTTGGAGTAATAGAAAGGCAGTTTACAACTTCCCTTCTGCCTGTACCCTTTTGTTATCTAGCGAGTCATTTATTTACGCTTAGTGATTCTCTGAGTCATCCATGTTCCTTCAAGTAAATGACCGAAGTTCCAGGGGTGGCTCTTAATCCTTCCAGTTTGACAGTGTTTTACAGTAAGGTCTGACCAACCAAAGAACCAGGTGGATTAAAGCAGTTCAATTTGTGTTCACTCTCTTGTAGTCACATCACATTACATGCGATCAGAGCTGTTCCTCTTAACTGCTTCCACACTAGGGCTTCCTCATCCTGAATTTGTACAACACATTGGCACTGAAGAGTCTTTGGTGGTTTAAAAGCACAGCATTATAATGCTATAAGggatcaaaaagaaagaaatgagaaagcagaTCTGGAAATTAAAGCAGTAAAAGTTCATTAATTCCACTCAGCATCTGGGAGTCTCATTGCATTATCACCTCTTAAAGtttactattttaataaaaatgggaaTATATAAGATCATAGAAGAGAATGCATGAATTTTTAAGATAATTCACTTTAGATGCATCTTTTTacaaagtcataaaaataaactGGTCATGTGCATTCATTAAGTAAATCTAACTAACCATTTTTtagttaactttttattttatattggagtgtagccaattaacaatgttatgatggtttcaggtggacagcaaagggattcagccatgcatatacatataaccattctcccccaaactcccctcccatccaggctaccacataacattcagcagagttctctgtgctaacCAACAAGTAGGAATTTGTTgggtatccattttaaatacagcaatgtacatgtcaattccaaactccctaactattccttccccctATCttcacccctggcaaccataaattcattctctaagtctgtgactctgtttctacTAACCATTATTTAATATCGATAATGTGAATCTTTTGCTAGCACAGTAATTAGagcaattttttaacttttaaaacaatatattccAGAattcaggaaattttaaaaataatttcagagtgGTTATTTTACCAGTTGCTCCAAATCACAGAGATGACACTATAAAGCAAGTGATCTGAGCCCAAGGTTCtccagaacattttaaaatgtatagagACACAATGATGTATTGAAACTGATCTCTTCTTATACCACATAAAGATTGATCTTATTATCATTTTAAGCTCATCTCTTCTATAATGGCTTAAGAAGAACTCAATTATCTCTCCATACTACTTAATTCACAGGTATGAAGCTGAGCGGGGGATTTGCCAAACAGTAGTGGCTGATCTTCATGGCCTGAAAAGGGTCTTTGATGAGTTAACTCTAACGAAGGCAGACTTGGAGATTCAAATTGAAGAGCTGACTAAAGACCTGCATCTCCTCCAAAAAGAACATGAGGAGGTGAGAAAATATTCAGAAGCAGTGTTGGAAATGACAGAATGGCTCTAATAataatgaggaggaggaggaaaaagaggaagatttggtgattgtggtggtggtgaaaAAGATGACAACGAGATTGACATGAGCCTTAACATCTTTTCAATATGGCTGCTGCCAGGTTTGAATGACTTGGAGCAGTCTCTGGACCATAATAAGCCTTAGCTAAGTTGTTCTATTTCTCTATTACTCATCCCCAAGGAAAGAAGCCTTAAGATTTACTATGTCTTTTCTGCATAGCCTCATCTGAGAATGTACTTCAGACCATAATCAATTGGAATTTTCACCCCTGTAGGAAGTGAGGAGCCTACGCGCTCATCTGGGCAATAATGTAAATGTAGAGGTGGATGCTGCTCCAAGCCTGAACCTTGGTGCCATCATGAATGAAATGAGGCAGAAATATGATGCCATGGCCCAGGAGAACCTTCAGAAAGCCAAAGAACAGTTTGAGATACAGGTAATAGCATAATTCTAATGGGTAAGCAAACGTGAGGAAGCTGTCTTCCAAAAACAGATAactcatttccttccttccttcccctctccctccacccctccctccattctttcctccctttattccttaatttctttctttcattccttttttttttttcattttggaactTTAGATTAATGATCTGCAACAGCAAGTCAcagtgagcactgaagagttaAAAGGAACCAAGGATCAAATAAAAGAGCAGAGACACACCTACCAGGTCCTGGAACTAGAGCTCCAGTCCCTTCTCAACATGGTAAAGCACATCTAACTTTCAACTCTCACGGGGTGTGTGTTTACTAAGCACCTGTGTCAGGAACTCTGGAAATACAAATACCTATAAGAAATAATCCCTCCCATTGCAGAGCAGTCAGGGAAACACATCAAACAACTGAtgataatgaaaagacagaaagaagtcAAAGTAAAGGACAAGACACTACAAGAATGCAGAGGCCAAAGAGAGTTGAAGGATGTCACAGGAAAAGTGGCATTTAAAGTAGACTGGAAAGAGTAAGGtgcaatttttaattggagaagagGGGTCAAGACATTCCAGGCTAGGATATCAGTCAGCTCATGATGAATTATGTTGCGGTAACAACCTTCAAATCACAATGGCTTACAATGACTGTTACTCAATCCAAGCTCACTCTACTCACCACACAAGTCAATAAATCAGAGTCCAGGTGTTGAGACAAGGAATaaagactttatttggaaagctggcagactgagaagatggcagactaatgtctcaaaataaccatctcatccggggtctggatgccagtttcTTTCATAGAACAGAGatggggaggaggtgaggaaacaaagtaaaaaggtcATAAGTCTTacaaatatctcctggaatgtTTAGCCTAGGGAAggctgttaatttcttctttcttgtagTCATTTACATATGGGtggacagggcttcccttgtagttaaGTCAGTAaagaagtgaaagtaaagttgctaagtcatgttcaactctttgcaaccccatagactgtagcctgctaggctcctctgtccatgggattctccaggcaagaacactggagagggttaccatttccttctccaggggatcttcctaacccagggatcaaactcaggtctcccacatttcaggcagactctttaccatctgagccaccagggaaatcagtaaagaatcttccagtaatgcaggagacccgggtttaatccctgggttgggaagatcctctggagaaggaaatggcaacccactccagtattcttgcctggagaatcccatggacagaggagcctggcaggctagagtccatggagttgcaagagtcggacactacttagtgTCTAAACCACCACAGGTGGACAGGATAAGGATGTTTCCTTAAGCAAAGGCACtttggtttaacattcaggcagagaGGCAtggttccctgaggcaggccattatatATAAGACAGTGAACAGAAGCAAcaggaagcaaaggttaaagtaaaagaaacagatccaacatgTGGTCAGATTTTGTTCTTCCCTGTAACAACACTACATCCATCATGGGCTGGCTTCAGCTCTGCTCCATGACTTTTCCACCCCAGGGTAAGTGGACATGCCAGTGTTGTGCCAGAAGGAAAGGGGCAATAGCTAGACCATGTGATAGCTCTTAAAGCTGTCTCTGCATAAATGCATTGGTCAGTTTCACTTGCATTTCATTAGCCAAAGAAACTCATATAACCAAGCCTACCATCAACAGGTTTAGCAAGTCCAATCCTCCTAATGGAAAGGCACTACAAATCACAGTGAGGAGAagcaaatacagagaacaaaaataCATAAACCACAGACTGCAaactcaaataaacaaacaaaaacctgaagAGCCAGTTATCCCTGTTGATTGGCTGAGGCTGCCTAGTTGGAAAAAGTGAGAGATAAAGCTAGAAATATGCATGATTCCCACAATGACTAGATAAAAGAATTCTTCTCAAGAGAAATTAACATCGAGGCACCTCTTAAATCAGGTCCTCAAATAAGAAACATCCACTTTTTCTTGTGCTCGTAGAAAGAAGCTTTGGAGCGTACACTAGAGGAGACCAATGCTCGTTATAGTAGCCACTTGGCCAAAATCCAGGCACAGCTAAACTTCCTTGAGGGCCAACTGGTGCAGGTTCGGACCGACACAGAACGCCAGATCCATGAATATAATATCCTCCTTGACATAAAGATCCGGCTTGAGCAGGAAATTGCTACCTACCGTCGTCTTCTGGAAGGAGAAGATGTCAAGTAAGGCTCTTAGAATCAAAGGATAGACATCTATGTCTATCTGCTATTCTATTTTAATGTCCATACCTTAAACTCTGTAACTCTTTCCCCAGCACCAATGTAATCCCTAGCTGAAAAACAACTACACACCCCCCCACCAACACCACCAACAGAACAAAACTTTACCAACTAGTATACTAGTATgcacaccccccaaaaaatactGATCCTTTGTACTTGAGGTCATGCTGTAGGGCTGAGATAGAAGACGGTTAAACATATCTGATACAGATATGCTGGTGTTAATTTTTATGATTAATACATAATTGAAAGCactataattttttattaaactttttattttttattggagtataaccaattaacaatgttgtcatcgcttcaggtgaacagtgaagggactcagccatatatatccatgtatccattctcccccaaactgccctcccatccaggctgagcagagttccatgtgaaAGCACTATAACTTTTTAGAGTTCTCATTGCAAGATCATGAACTGAAAAACAGGCCACAGAGGTCCGTGGGAACCAGTCTGAGAATCATCAGTGCGGTAGCAGCAACTGTCTTCAAATACCACCCCCACAAAAGGCAACAAGAGAACACAAGATGTAAACCGCCTtcataattttgttattttaattacaGAAACTTCTAGTAATTAAAGATCCCTAGTGTATGTTAAACCAGTCATTTCTGAAGCTATGgatttttcaagttaaaaagtAAGACACTCCAGCTTGAAGGAGCAAGCACTGCAAAGAGAGGTGGGGGAGACAAACAGTAGTAAAACACACATcactcagactttatttttaagcaGAACAGGCAGGAGAGcatttcatttgcaaaatggcaataacacatttttctgtttttctttttttttttcttttcttaaaaaaacgaaaaacaaaactagagaaTATCAGTTGAGCACTCTGGATGAGAAAGGTAAGTATTCTAAATTCTTACACACTTCCTATAAGACTGAATTCTCACTCAGTAGTTTACCACTTACCTGCCACTGGTAAAAAGTAAAGGAAAGTCAGCTCTTAAATAAACAGATATCATCTTAGGGATTCTGAAAATGGGGCACATCATATAAAGAAACCCTCCATGTGGGAAATTTCTCACACTCCCATTGACGGGGTGATTTTCTTGGCCCAGGCTATTATTACTGTCCTGAGACATCCTAAGATCCtataagagaaaaacaagatgaaaatgtGCATTTTACTTAATTCAATATGACATATTTCttttgtggggagtggggagagtaGAAAATTTTTCgcatttatttagaaaatggaCTTAAGATCATTTCAGAAAGAGAATGGGTTCAACGCCTTTCTAAAAGAAGgaaatacatacaaaataataatttaaagctGAGTATTCTAAAATAGTAGCATCTTGGGTCtgaattaacattttatatttaaatctcaATTCAGATATAAAGAAAACCAGGAAGATTAAGACAGTCGTGCAAGAAGTAGTGGATGGCAAGGTTGTGTCATCTGAAGTCAAAGAAGTGGAAGAAAATGTATGAAGGGCTGGCAGAAAGTGATGCTGCTGAGGTTTTGAAAGACATGTAGCTATAACTTTCACTCCCTTCAAGAAAGTGGCATCAGAAAGCACTATTAATGTTTCTTGGTGATTAGAGgggggagaggggagtccatttaCCAGTCTCTGTAattgaatatatatgttttactcAGAGAAGCTGCAAATTGCCTGCAAAAATGAAATCCAATGATCACTgggatatttaaaatatcattactGCCACCTTTAACACAAAATGCATTAATCACAAGCTATAGACCACCTAATATCATTACTAAACCTTACAAAACAGAGGAGGCTATGCAAACTACAAATGAACCTCTCTAACACCTTCCATTTCTGAACTGCAAAAATCTCCTTTCAGGGCTTCCTGGATTCTTGAGTCAATTTCTTGATTAATTTCACTGAATTTTTAATATCAGTATAATTCTGCTAGCTTTAAATTATATTTGCTTCCCCCCTTATTGTCTTGGCTGTCTTTAAAACTCAACTCGGCTCTGAATAATTTGAGAGTCAAATTCCAATCATAAACGCTGAGCAGAATAAGAATGAAGTACATTATGCTTGAAATGGGAATAGACTAAAAACAAAATTAGCAAAACCTTTCTCAAGGCAGAATGCTTCTCCTTATGATATAATAAACCGCATAAATCATCATCGGGTGCTCTCTTTCTTTACATAGTAATTGTATGTTATTAAATGTTTCTCactattttttaataatagtttTAATGAAGTATAATTCACACCATAAAATTACTTCTTTTAAAGTATGCAATTCAGCTGTCTCTAGTATGTTCACAGAGTTGTGCCGCTATCACCGCTATCTTATCTTAgagcattttcatcactccaaaaagaagCTCCTTTGGCAGTCACTCCAATCCTCTTCCCCTCAACCTCTGAAAACCAACTAATCCACTTCCTccctctatggatttgcctaatCCGGACATTTCATATGAGCGGAATCATACAATGTGTTCTTttgtatacaaatgttcatagcagcattatttataacagccccaaaatggaaacaactcaaatgcctcccatcaactgatgaacagatacacaaaatgtggtatatctcaGCAATAGAATAgcgcttgcatgctcagtcacgtcagtcatgtctgactctttgtgaccctatggattgtagcccaccaggctcctctgtctacgggattctccaggcaaaaatactgaagtgggttgccatgccttccttcagagtatcttcccgatccagggatcaaatcctctgactcctgtgtctcttgcattggcaggagggtacTTTACCGCTGAGCCTCTGAGGAAGCCCCACAATAGAACAGTATtctgcaataaaaaggaatgaagcactgACACATCTACAACAGGGACGAACCTTAAAAACATGGTACTAAGTGAAAGACACCAGATACGGAAGGTCACATATTGTATTCTAGTGAGACTTCTAAATTCTAAATCTCACTGAATTTGCATTTTTGTAATAACTGCCTTGCAAATGTTTCCAGGAAAAAATTAATTTGCCCTCTATCATTGTATTCTAGTAAATGGATAGCTCAAATTTAAATTGTAATATTCAcgtttataaataaataggattTTGAGTGATTAttatattgaaaataataatgtGATTCACTTAAGATAGTAACACctaccatttactgagcacttcctATGAGCTAAACAGTGTGCAAGCATTTTATACGCCTTtcccatttaatctttacaatgaAAGTCTTCTGCCTGTGAGGCAGAGGGAATTGGATTGAATCATATGAACTTGCCAATATATGATCATCTTTGACCTTCAGAAATAGCAATTTTACCTGGTTTGACCTAccatattattcccattttacacgtAAGGACAAATGAgaactatatgctgctgctgctaagtcgcttcagtcgtgtccgactctgtgcgaccccatagacggcagcccaccaggcttccccgtccctgggattctccaggcaagaacactggagtggattcccatttccttctgcaatgtgtgaaagtgaaaagtgaaagtgaagtcgctcagtcgtgtccaactctttgagaccccatggactgcagcctaccaggctcctctgtccacaggattttccaggcaagagtactggagtggggtgccattgccttctctggagaattaTATATGAAGACACAAAATAAgtactttcccaaagtcacagtTACCAAGTAACAGAGCAAGTTTGAACTCAGAGCTGTTTGTCTAAATTAATCATATCTTTTTCAGCAACTAATTACATTGTCAAACACTTACTGAGTCACACTTGAAATGAATGCCTATCCTTAGTTGTTTTGTCATTTACTAATTGTCATTTTTCACTAGCCAGGCACTTACAATATCCAATTATCACAAATGTCCAGCTTATATCACACACAAGATTTGATTCAGCACAGCCTTTGTCAGAAAAGATATTATTCTCGTCCCTTCTCAATCTATTACTTTTCAAAGTAGTAAAGAggtttctttctcatttcttaatTTCCTTCCAAGTCACTTCAGCTAGTAAATTGCTTTTAAAGATGCTAAGAATATTTAGAAGTGAATTCTTTTTCACATCCTGAGACACGTTCCGGAAGAGTCTGAAGCTCTAACATACAAATATCTGACATTGGGAGTCTAACTAATAAAAAACTTACAGGAGATGCTTTTGAAATTCACTACACATGGCCATTGTCATATGACAATAATGATGCTTTGTTAAAAAAGAGGTGGGACTATTATTTTTGACTCAATCCTgtcataaaaaatgaagatcaatcCTTGCCTTTTGGTCTAACTCTAGTTTCTTCCAAGTAATCTTTCAAAGAAAGTAGATGAGACCATACATACTCGTGGAAACAGATGGTTCTATCTCCAGTTCTGCCAGTAGCAACTGTGTGAAAGTTAAGCATTAACctctgtatctatctatatactTCTTACAGAAGCTAAGAACCAGAACAGGACAATCCAATTTCTGACAGACATACAGATCCAGAGTAGGTTCGTAGTCAGTAAACACAGGTTTCTTTATCATACATTAGAATCACCATCAATGTGTTTTGTGACTTAATATGAGATTATCAGTGCAGACATGGAGCTACCCAATGCAGAGAGAATCCCTAGAGGTGAAGTTAGGGTGgagagaacattttttttcctgggcTTTGGGAATTATTTCCACACAGAGTCGttacaacatataaaaagaaaaaaaatgaaatgatatgaAATCAAAACTTTACCTGAGGATACCCTCTGCTCTCACTCTCACTTGGGAGTGATCTCAGGTAcctgattgctgctgctactgctgctgctgctgctaagtcacttgagtcgtgtctgactctgtgcgacccc is part of the Bubalus kerabau isolate K-KA32 ecotype Philippines breed swamp buffalo chromosome 4, PCC_UOA_SB_1v2, whole genome shotgun sequence genome and harbors:
- the KRT20 gene encoding keratin, type I cytoskeletal 20, which produces MDFSQRSSHRSLSSSSQGPALSMSSSIYRRGVAPSVYGGAGGHGTRISTSRHLANYGSDPAGGNLFAGNEKMTMQNLNDRLASYLERVRSLEQSNSHLEQQIKHWYETNTPSTGRDHSAYMGQIKALRDQIKDAQLQNARCVLQIDNAKLAMEDFRLKYEAERGICQTVVADLHGLKRVFDELTLTKADLEIQIEELTKDLHLLQKEHEEEVRSLRAHLGNNVNVEVDAAPSLNLGAIMNEMRQKYDAMAQENLQKAKEQFEIQINDLQQQVTVSTEELKGTKDQIKEQRHTYQVLELELQSLLNMKEALERTLEETNARYSSHLAKIQAQLNFLEGQLVQVRTDTERQIHEYNILLDIKIRLEQEIATYRRLLEGEDVKEYQLSTLDEKDIKKTRKIKTVVQEVVDGKVVSSEVKEVEENV